A window of the Zeugodacus cucurbitae isolate PBARC_wt_2022May chromosome 4, idZeuCucr1.2, whole genome shotgun sequence genome harbors these coding sequences:
- the LOC105220906 gene encoding protein spaetzle 5 gives MKSIISRFYSNYGFSLIYVILVYTTLAHSVPSCGLYGAPPCQFVPSPPGQTPSCARPGRTYCEHVDNYPGYLIKHLVHKWGYEAKNLLVDESWDEFAALTWHESPVFYDPAFIFNRPYNSGDDFNGYKYSTPSANGNGGVGAGAASSSENTFIITKSQTTETPTFLFYTSAGQRLNKNQVNSYSGGGESSSHKATSNSPAFWLKRISRNIDGVVGVEVGGNFSAALTTYDTDADPMSVSRAKRSISSSSQSTSSSSKLSRDISLNMDLLDIVGVDKGAKTRTKRQSPGRETLCKTTSQFITPQAALNSKGNWMFVVNEASTARQMVKAELCASNTCSNLCQLPNGYNSRCEQKFVQKRLIALQANGQNLYTDSFWFPSCCVCTIAAN, from the exons ATGAAGAGTATTATTTCTCGTTTCTATAGTAATTATGGCTTTAGTCTTATTTATGTG ATACTAGTTTATACAACATTAGCGCACAGTGTACCGTCTTGCGGTTTATATGGAGCGCCACCGTGCCAGTTTGTACCATCGCCGCCGGGACAAACGCCATCATGTGCTCGACCCGGTCGCACATATTGCGAGCACGTGGACAATTATCCAGG CTATCTCATCAAGCATCTCGTACATAAATGGGGTTACGAGGCCAAGAATTTGCTTGTGGACGAATCTTGGGATGAATTCGCGGCGTTGACGTGGCACGAGTCTCCAGTCTTCTATGATCcagcttttatttttaatcgccCTTACAATAGTGGGGACGATTTCAATGGCTACAAATATAGCACACCGAGTGCAAATGGAAATGGCGGTGTGGGAGCTGGGGCTGCAAGCAGCAGTGAAAATACATTCATCATAACAAAATCACAGACAACAGAGACACCAAC ctTTCTTTTCTACACCTCTGCTGGTCAACGGTTGAACAAAAATCAGGTGAACAGCTACAGCGGTGGAGGGGAGAGTAGTAGTCACAAAGCTACGTCGAATAGCCCCGCCTTTTGGCTTAAACGCATATCACGCAATATTGACGGCGTGGTGGGCGTGGAGGTGGGCGGTAACTTTAGCGCTGCCTTGACCACATACGACACCGATGCCGATCCAATGTCGGTCAGTCGTGCGAAACGCAG CATTTCTTCATCCTCCCAAagcacatcatcatcatcgaaaTTGTCACGTGACATTTCACTTAATATGGATCTCTTGGATATCGTTGGCGTCGATAAGGGTGCCAAAACGCGTACCAAACGTCAAAGTCCCGGTCGGGAGACACTCTGCAAGACGACTTCACAATTTATTACACCACAAGCGGCGCTCAACAGTAAAG GCAACTGGATGTTCGTGGTGAATGAGGCGAGTACAGCGCGCCAAATGGTAAAGGCGGAATTATGCGC TTCGAACACCTGCTCGAATCTCTGCCAATTGCCCAACGGTTACAACTCCAGATGTGAACAGAAATTCGTGCAGAAACGGTTGATCGCGCTGCAGGCCAACGGTCAGAATCTCTACACGGACTCATTTTGGTTTCCGAGCTGTTGCGTTTGTACGATAGCGGCGAATTGA